A single genomic interval of Arachis duranensis cultivar V14167 chromosome 7, aradu.V14167.gnm2.J7QH, whole genome shotgun sequence harbors:
- the LOC107496128 gene encoding probable amino acid permease 7, translating into MGLAAEPDSSNDDKTPLLLSHPLKRTGTVWTAVAHIVTGVIGSGVLSLAWSVGQLGWIAGPFSILIIASFTLISSFLLSNTYRSPHPQFGPHRSASYLDAVHSHLGLKNGRLCGLLVNISLYGFGIAYVITSVISIRTILVSICYHTNEEEVACEFVDAYYMLIFGAIQVVLSQIPNFHNIEWLSVVASIMSFAYSFIGMGLSILQIKEKGYVEGSIEGMRSRSRTEKLWLVAQALGDISYSYPFSTILLEIQDTLKSPPPENQTMKKASVISVAITTFFYLGCGGAGYAAFGNDTPGNLLTGFGSSKYYWLVNFANVCIVVHLVGAYQVYSQPLFAIVENWFRFQYPDSEFVNHSYFLKLLFLPDFELNFLRLSFRTAYVASTTVIALMFPYFNQILGVLGSLIFWPLTIYFPVEMYLGLSNTEAWSAKWIMLRSLSILGFVFGLFTLIGSIQGIVTQKLS; encoded by the exons ATGGGGTTAGCAGCAGAACCAGATTCAAGTAATGATGACAAGACACCATTGTTGCTCTCTCACCCTCTCAAAAGAACAG GGACGGTGTGGACGGCGGTGGCGCACATAGTGACAGGAGTGATAGGATCAGGAGTGCTGTCTCTGGCATGGAGCGTTGGACAGCTTGGATGGATTGCAGGGCCATTCTCCATTCTCATCATTGCTTCATTCACTCtcatttcttctttccttctctcCAACACTTACCGTTCTCCACATCCTCAATTTGGACCTCACCGTAGTGCCTCTTACCTTGATGCTGTTCATTCTCATCTAG GACTAAAGAATGGACGGTTATGTGGCCTTCTTGTGAATATAAGCTTATATGGTTTTGGAATTGCTTATGTTATTACATCAGTTATCAGCATAAG AACAATCTTGGTTTCAATTTGTTACCATACcaatgaagaagaagtagcCTGTGAGTTTGTAGATGCATATTATATGCTAATTTTTGGGGCTATACAAGTTGTACTCTCACAGATACCTAACTTCCATAACATTGAATGGCTTTCGGTTGTTGCTTCAATCATGTCATTTGCTTATTCTTTCATAGGAATGGGACTTTCCATTCTGCAAATCAAAG AAAAAGGGTATGTTGAAGGTAGCATTGAAGGAATGAGAAGCAGGAGTAGAACTGAAAAGTTATGGCTTGTTGCTCAAGCACTTGGTGACATATCATATTCCTATCCATTCTCAACAATTCTCTTGGAAATTCAG GATACTCTGAAGTCACCTCCACCGGAAAACCAAACTATGAAGAAGGCCTCTGTGATATCAGTGGCGATCACAACGTTCTTCTACCTTGGCTGTGGAGGAGCTGGATATGCAGCTTTTGGTAATGATACACCAGGAAACCTCTTAACAGGTTTTGGATCCTCCAAGTATTATTGGCTTGTTAACTTTGCCAATGTTTGTATTGTGGTTCACCTTGTTGGTGCATATCAG GTGTATAGTCAGCCACTTTTTGCCATTGTTGAGAATTGGTTCCGCTTTCAATACCCTGATAGTGAATTTGTGAATCACTCATATTTCTTGAAACTGCTATTTTTACCGGATTTTGAACTGAATTTTCTGAGGCTTTCTTTCCGAACCGCTTACGTGGCATCAACCACAGTGATTGCATTGATGTTCCCTTACTTCAACCAGATTTTGGGAGTACTAGGAAGCTTAATCTTTTGGCCATTAACCATATATTTTCCAGTGGAAATGTATTTAGGTCTGTCTAATACTGAAGCATGGAGTGCTAAGTGGATCATGCTTCGGAGTTTAAGCATTTTAGgctttgtttttggtttgtttaCTCTCATTGGTTCCATTCAGGGAATAGTAACTCAAAAATTAAGCTGA